One Anaerolineales bacterium DNA segment encodes these proteins:
- a CDS encoding sigma-70 family RNA polymerase sigma factor, with translation MERDWRNREQVADLLEQAEFQGYITTDDILEAFPSAAKRAGEFHRVLAFLHSAGVEVCESGLPPALRTPSKRAGASKESDLARISIDDTVGLYLKEMSRVPLLSTQEEIALARRIEAGREAALRLRAMRKNHEASPSTVQKRRQLDALIIDGLAAREHLIKANTRLVVSVAKRYMGRGVHFLDLIQEGNLGLMKAVEKFDYHRGFRFSTYATWWIRQTISRAIADQSRTIRVPVHMTDRIQRLYRTAHDIEQRTGRKATSEEIGRVMGLDERKVDWMLQVSWRPVSLENPVGDEDEEMITFVEDTLTPSPTESASEQLLREKVEEVLSTLSPREARVLRMRFGLCGERPYTLEEVGQKFGLTRERIRQIEGRALRRLRHPRRARQLQEYAQ, from the coding sequence ATGGAGCGTGATTGGCGAAACCGAGAACAAGTTGCAGACCTACTGGAACAAGCGGAGTTCCAGGGGTACATCACCACCGACGACATCCTCGAAGCCTTCCCCAGCGCCGCCAAGCGGGCGGGGGAATTCCACCGCGTACTGGCATTCCTGCACAGCGCCGGAGTCGAGGTGTGCGAGAGCGGTTTGCCGCCCGCCCTGCGGACTCCGTCGAAACGCGCCGGCGCCAGCAAGGAAAGCGATCTAGCGCGGATCTCCATCGACGACACCGTCGGGTTGTACCTCAAGGAAATGTCGCGGGTCCCCCTGCTCTCCACCCAGGAGGAAATCGCGCTGGCCCGGAGGATCGAAGCCGGGCGCGAAGCCGCCCTGCGCCTGCGGGCGATGCGGAAAAACCACGAAGCCTCCCCCTCCACGGTCCAAAAACGCCGCCAATTGGACGCCTTGATCATCGACGGCCTGGCCGCGCGCGAGCATCTGATCAAGGCCAATACCCGCCTGGTGGTCAGCGTCGCCAAGCGGTACATGGGGCGCGGCGTTCACTTCCTGGACCTGATCCAGGAGGGCAACCTCGGGCTGATGAAAGCCGTGGAAAAATTCGACTACCACCGCGGGTTCCGCTTCTCCACCTACGCCACGTGGTGGATCCGTCAGACCATTTCGCGCGCGATCGCCGACCAAAGCCGGACGATAAGGGTGCCGGTGCACATGACCGACCGCATCCAGCGCCTGTACCGCACCGCGCACGACATCGAACAGCGCACCGGCCGCAAGGCCACCTCGGAGGAAATCGGCCGGGTGATGGGGCTTGACGAACGCAAAGTGGATTGGATGCTGCAGGTTTCTTGGCGCCCGGTTTCCCTGGAAAACCCGGTCGGCGACGAGGACGAGGAGATGATCACGTTCGTGGAAGACACCCTCACCCCCTCGCCCACCGAAAGCGCCAGCGAACAGCTGTTGCGCGAGAAGGTGGAGGAAGTCCTTTCCACTCTCAGCCCGCGCGAGGCGCGGGTGCTGCGGATGCGCTTCGGGTTGTGCGGCGAGCGGCCTTATACGCTCGAAGAGGTCGGCCAGAAGTTCGGGCTGACCCGCGAACGCATCCGCCAGATCGAAGGCCGGGCGCTGCGCCGCCTGCGGCACCCCCGGAGGGCGAGGCAGCTGCAGGAGTACGCCCAGTAG